A single window of Microbispora hainanensis DNA harbors:
- a CDS encoding alkyl sulfatase dimerization domain-containing protein, with the protein MESPILSYADEVWRGSVRPEDVPYAELRRDGVQEIAYGVAMWPACGNVYVVRGEDGLGLFDTGDAREAEQSYRAIRKWSSEPLKYAIFSRSRADRLAGMEEFDAEPGPRPLVVAQERLALRLAQQGRTAGYNAVVDLRERGFPRLVWPPPQRFPDLTYRDRLSLSLGDVTFQLTHACGDTDDATWAFLPERGVLMTGDLFAWSVPGAGHPQRIQRYPDDWAVALRAMAALDADLLLPGRGLPIRGPARVRRALTDTADYLDSLVEQTLDLMNAGARLDEILHSVKPPPALAGRPYLRERHDEPEFIVRNIWRLHGGWHDGNPANLKPAPDAVFARAVAELSAGAASVAGRAVAAAADGDLRLACQLAELAAQAEPENHKVHEIRALVYAMRVQQESGSIARGVYAWAAAESRSKITGMDLLDVYHDVAEGRMWWLPSKAN; encoded by the coding sequence ATGGAATCACCGATCCTTTCGTACGCCGACGAGGTCTGGCGTGGTTCGGTGCGCCCCGAGGACGTGCCCTACGCGGAGCTGCGCCGCGACGGAGTGCAGGAGATCGCCTACGGCGTGGCGATGTGGCCGGCGTGCGGCAACGTGTACGTGGTCCGTGGCGAGGACGGGCTGGGCCTCTTCGACACGGGCGACGCCCGCGAGGCCGAGCAGTCGTACCGTGCGATCAGGAAGTGGTCGTCCGAACCGCTCAAATATGCGATCTTTTCCCGCAGCCGGGCCGACCGGCTGGCGGGGATGGAGGAGTTCGACGCCGAGCCGGGCCCCCGCCCACTGGTGGTGGCGCAGGAAAGGCTGGCCCTCAGACTCGCCCAGCAGGGCAGGACCGCCGGATACAACGCGGTCGTCGACCTGCGCGAGCGCGGCTTCCCCCGGCTGGTCTGGCCGCCGCCGCAGCGGTTTCCCGACCTGACCTACCGCGACCGGCTGTCCCTGTCGCTGGGAGACGTCACGTTCCAGCTCACCCATGCCTGCGGCGACACCGACGACGCCACCTGGGCGTTCCTGCCCGAGCGGGGCGTGCTGATGACCGGCGACCTGTTCGCGTGGTCGGTCCCGGGGGCGGGCCACCCGCAGCGGATCCAGCGCTATCCGGACGACTGGGCGGTGGCGCTGCGGGCCATGGCCGCGCTCGACGCCGACCTGCTGCTCCCCGGGCGGGGGCTGCCGATCCGCGGCCCGGCCCGGGTGCGCCGGGCGCTCACCGACACGGCCGACTATCTCGACAGCCTGGTCGAGCAGACGCTCGATCTGATGAACGCCGGAGCACGCCTGGACGAGATCCTGCACTCGGTCAAGCCACCGCCCGCGCTGGCCGGGCGGCCCTACCTGCGTGAGCGCCACGACGAGCCCGAGTTCATCGTGCGCAACATCTGGCGGCTGCACGGCGGCTGGCATGACGGCAACCCCGCCAATCTCAAGCCCGCACCGGACGCAGTGTTCGCCCGGGCGGTCGCCGAGCTGTCGGCGGGGGCGGCGTCGGTCGCGGGCCGGGCCGTCGCCGCGGCGGCCGACGGTGATCTGCGCCTGGCCTGCCAGCTCGCCGAGCTCGCGGCGCAGGCCGAGCCGGAGAACCACAAGGTGCACGAGATCAGGGCCCTCGTCTATGCGATGCGGGTCCAGCAGGAGAGCGGCTCGATCGCGCGAGGCGTGTACGCCTGGGCCGCCGCCGAGTCGCGCAGCAAGATCACCGGCATGGACCTGCTCGACGTCTACCACGACGTCGCCGAGGGACGGATGTGGTGGCTGCCGAGCAAGGCCAACTGA
- a CDS encoding DUF222 domain-containing protein produces MAIPDGLAVIPPGAELAGVLAGIAVERVSGFDTVEVLKAAYRQSCHDRAWFLRVLLEVGLREAWSGDSVVRLQTPEEFAPDEARAALVWSRRRADSAFELAWNLHRRLPVLGEAMLEGVLDEPRAVAFIRWTSGLTDAQAGWVCERLVPRAAGWTVGELVEHVQRMVLAIDPDWAEKRYTEAVRRRRVAGTRNDDGTATVSGLDLPVERAVAGCERIDELARACKRAGDRRPIDHIRADLFLGSLDGTFEGLTDEQIVTHVLAHPLVEPGDPTPGDTSDDTPSSTGSADDPAGSSDAATGKPDAPAGTTASPASSAGTPTGEPKHERERITAPEPKQKREREYERSSGNRPEPEDGHGRRVVPEPERRHDQSTAPEPETGQRPSTEPTPAYEHDRSTASEPEHGRGHDNSAAPEPEPEHQRRLNTGPESEHERERDRVTTLEPEHGHGQSAAPEPEPEGGRGCREPQRSQGRLGGGPGATSWSVPEIRVELTTLLGHDEHPAHLPGWGMVHAAQARRIVTGMLHGQWRYAICTDDGHLLLAGITRHRPCPPAQRPPRDMRRGGIVELQITLTQLHRLAAAPATTGAWAPLIADLTRQAHAQLGTTPATGSPHPAGSPHPAAAPHPGRSCDQAAAHAPKGSGDPAMLGEQTDPADSADMANTANTADTAGAVSTTGAAGTANPTDAADAAKTTGAANTADAVNAVNAAGAANTADRANATGTADTADAAGAAETVNADSANTTDSAGAANTTGVANTADVVNVANAAGAAGTAGVANTTNGADRRHADAALRRYVQIRGRVCSWPGCRMPATRTDQDHIQAWADNGATTAANLHLACRHDHRAKHLGGWRVTTAGPHLIIWTSPLGHPYRSPLPKIIQPVPDPQPRTWPDAPPGRLPADLPGAPDTIMAPPCPPTTPPAQTPAETPAQPTRRHTTQTPDADSPDTEEHDNATPQDESRGTLIQRDLEAPPF; encoded by the coding sequence GTGGCGATTCCTGATGGGCTGGCGGTGATCCCGCCGGGGGCCGAGCTCGCGGGGGTGCTGGCGGGTATCGCTGTGGAGCGGGTGTCGGGGTTCGACACTGTGGAGGTGCTCAAGGCGGCCTACCGGCAGTCCTGTCATGACCGGGCGTGGTTTTTGCGGGTGCTGCTGGAGGTCGGGCTGCGTGAGGCGTGGTCCGGCGACAGCGTGGTCCGCCTGCAAACACCGGAGGAGTTCGCCCCGGATGAGGCGCGGGCGGCGCTGGTGTGGTCGCGCCGCCGCGCGGATTCGGCGTTCGAGCTGGCGTGGAATCTGCATCGCCGCCTGCCGGTGCTCGGTGAGGCGATGCTGGAGGGGGTGTTGGATGAGCCGCGGGCGGTGGCTTTCATCCGCTGGACGAGCGGGTTGACCGACGCCCAGGCCGGCTGGGTTTGCGAGCGCCTGGTGCCTCGGGCGGCGGGGTGGACGGTGGGCGAGCTGGTCGAGCACGTTCAGCGCATGGTGCTCGCGATCGATCCGGATTGGGCGGAAAAGCGTTATACCGAGGCGGTCCGCAGGCGGCGGGTGGCCGGCACGCGCAATGATGACGGTACCGCGACCGTGTCCGGGCTGGACCTGCCGGTGGAGCGGGCGGTGGCCGGGTGTGAGCGGATCGATGAGCTGGCCCGCGCCTGCAAACGCGCCGGGGACCGCCGCCCGATCGATCACATCCGCGCGGACTTGTTCTTGGGGAGCCTGGATGGCACCTTCGAAGGCCTGACCGATGAGCAGATCGTCACCCATGTCCTGGCCCACCCTCTCGTGGAACCCGGCGATCCCACCCCCGGCGACACCTCTGACGACACCCCCAGCTCCACCGGCTCGGCCGACGACCCCGCCGGCTCATCTGACGCCGCCACCGGCAAACCTGACGCCCCCGCAGGCACTACCGCCAGCCCCGCCAGCTCTGCCGGTACCCCCACAGGCGAGCCGAAGCACGAGCGCGAGCGGATCACCGCACCCGAGCCGAAGCAGAAGCGCGAGCGCGAATACGAGCGGAGCTCGGGCAACCGACCCGAGCCGGAAGATGGGCACGGGCGGAGGGTCGTGCCGGAGCCGGAGCGTAGACACGACCAGAGCACCGCACCAGAACCGGAGACCGGGCAGAGGCCGAGCACCGAACCCACGCCTGCGTACGAGCACGACCGGAGCACCGCCTCCGAACCAGAGCACGGACGCGGGCACGACAACAGCGCCGCACCCGAACCAGAGCCAGAGCACCAGCGGAGGCTGAACACCGGGCCCGAGTCGGAGCACGAGCGCGAGCGTGACCGGGTCACCACGCTGGAGCCGGAGCATGGGCACGGCCAGAGCGCCGCACCGGAGCCGGAGCCGGAGGGTGGGCGCGGGTGCCGGGAGCCTCAGCGGTCGCAGGGCCGCCTTGGTGGAGGGCCCGGCGCGACATCGTGGTCGGTGCCGGAGATACGGGTAGAGCTGACCACGTTGCTCGGGCACGATGAGCACCCCGCCCACCTGCCCGGCTGGGGCATGGTCCACGCCGCCCAGGCACGCCGCATCGTCACCGGCATGCTGCATGGGCAATGGCGCTATGCCATCTGCACCGACGACGGGCACCTGCTCCTGGCCGGCATCACCCGGCACCGCCCCTGCCCGCCCGCCCAACGGCCACCCCGCGACATGCGACGCGGCGGCATCGTCGAGCTGCAGATCACCCTCACCCAGCTCCACCGGCTGGCCGCCGCACCGGCCACCACCGGCGCCTGGGCACCCCTCATCGCCGACCTCACCCGTCAAGCCCACGCCCAGCTCGGCACCACCCCCGCAACCGGATCACCTCACCCAGCCGGATCACCCCACCCGGCAGCAGCACCTCACCCGGGCCGATCCTGTGACCAGGCTGCAGCGCACGCCCCAAAGGGATCGGGTGACCCGGCCATGCTGGGCGAACAGACCGACCCGGCAGACTCGGCCGACATGGCCAACACGGCCAACACGGCCGACACGGCAGGCGCGGTCAGCACCACGGGCGCGGCTGGCACGGCCAACCCCACGGACGCCGCAGACGCGGCCAAAACGACGGGAGCGGCCAACACGGCTGACGCGGTCAACGCGGTCAACGCGGCTGGTGCGGCCAACACGGCCGACAGGGCCAACGCCACGGGCACGGCTGACACTGCGGACGCCGCAGGCGCGGCTGAGACGGTTAACGCGGACTCGGCGAACACGACGGACTCGGCGGGCGCGGCGAACACGACGGGAGTGGCCAACACGGCTGACGTGGTCAACGTGGCGAACGCGGCTGGTGCGGCCGGTACCGCTGGGGTGGCAAATACGACGAACGGGGCTGATCGGCGTCATGCGGATGCGGCCTTACGCCGATACGTCCAGATTCGGGGCCGGGTCTGCTCCTGGCCGGGCTGCCGCATGCCCGCCACCCGCACCGACCAAGACCACATCCAGGCCTGGGCCGACAACGGCGCCACCACCGCCGCCAACCTGCACCTGGCCTGCCGCCACGACCACCGCGCCAAGCACCTCGGCGGCTGGCGCGTCACCACCGCAGGCCCTCACCTCATCATCTGGACCAGCCCACTCGGACACCCCTACCGCAGCCCACTCCCGAAGATCATCCAGCCCGTCCCCGACCCCCAGCCCCGCACCTGGCCCGACGCCCCACCCGGACGCCTGCCCGCCGACCTCCCCGGAGCACCAGACACGATCATGGCCCCACCATGCCCTCCCACCACCCCACCAGCACAAACCCCCGCAGAAACCCCGGCACAACCAACCCGTAGGCACACGACCCAGACACCCGACGCGGACAGCCCCGACACGGAGGAACACGACAACGCCACACCACAGGACGAATCAAGAGGAACACTCATCCAACGCGACCTCGAGGCACCGCCCTTTTGA
- a CDS encoding AAA family ATPase, which translates to MDVPADGEGRAGALGQVVSALSNTPRTVLVLGEPGIGKTHLLGEAAARLKGFRVLRGQARELDGGRAYAPLVEAFAAVEGEAGEALSGLLDAVDQAALGHPAAAPGAMAARLLESLPGPTLIAIDDLHLADADTLSVLRALPLRHDAIAILGTARHPPALDVDLSIRLQPLTMSEVADLVTTLLGRTPSETVLRRIHVASRGNPWFAQEAVLALVQGGAVRSEDPGARRGAILSRLFQRDRGGRDLARVLAALSRTREAADLPALAQLAGLTPDQAERAFDALVRDGVVSRNGDGYALAHPLVAEALYDDLGVSGRREVHRRIADMLEREGLTGTRRVLEWATHMAEAGPPGEALPAVLRAAELTRWTAPLSAAHWYGKAAELSPEPGELLARQALAYWKGSRPALALNSAQRAIAALPAGRRRTRAAYTAVGAAHVMGWYEVALDVARRQIPKADDASALLAQQALVSAEMGRPSREAARRAWEGLSDCPPQDRAITVGYLAIHALLQGDWAETQRAVDDLLTFAAALPPGARLASLESAAHVLAIAGMRSRAVEVLNQAEQIHRGLGWHDIAGQHVRTMAVIRRMGGEWAQALEEIAVASRALAEAGLLENLALLRNIELDILLDQGRFEDAARVLAEPPPGAALHQGMRCVFRARLALGRGDIAASRRELDHAIAYEVPEVVHRALAFKVLVAGAAGDDAARRAAASCLDERSANGTPRARLAADLAVGWTFQDRARAGAALEQARADGLPFEEARARLVLGVLGDTAQLSRAHAIFTRLGAAPWEALSERRLREVGMVPEPAGRLTPGERRVIELVADGLSNPQIAEELHYSRKTVEVYLTRVYAKTGLRSRVELALAVERGEL; encoded by the coding sequence TTGGACGTACCGGCCGACGGGGAGGGCCGCGCGGGCGCGCTCGGCCAGGTGGTCTCGGCCCTGTCGAACACGCCCCGGACCGTCCTCGTCCTCGGCGAGCCCGGCATCGGCAAGACCCACCTGCTGGGTGAGGCCGCGGCGCGGCTGAAGGGCTTCCGCGTGCTGCGCGGTCAGGCCCGCGAACTGGACGGCGGGCGCGCCTACGCCCCGCTCGTCGAGGCCTTCGCGGCGGTGGAGGGCGAGGCGGGCGAGGCCCTGTCCGGCCTGCTCGACGCGGTCGACCAGGCCGCGCTCGGCCATCCCGCCGCCGCGCCCGGCGCGATGGCCGCCCGGCTGCTTGAGTCGCTGCCCGGCCCCACCCTCATCGCGATCGACGACCTCCACCTGGCCGACGCCGACACCTTGAGCGTGCTGCGGGCCCTGCCACTCCGCCACGACGCCATCGCGATCCTCGGCACCGCCCGCCACCCTCCCGCGCTCGACGTGGACCTGTCGATCCGGCTCCAGCCGCTGACGATGAGCGAGGTCGCCGACCTCGTCACCACGCTGCTCGGCCGTACGCCCAGCGAGACCGTCCTGCGGCGGATCCACGTCGCGAGCCGGGGAAACCCGTGGTTCGCGCAGGAGGCCGTGCTCGCCCTGGTTCAGGGCGGGGCCGTACGCTCGGAGGATCCCGGGGCACGGCGCGGCGCGATCCTCAGCCGGCTGTTCCAGCGCGACAGGGGCGGACGCGACCTCGCCCGCGTGCTGGCCGCCCTGTCGCGGACAAGGGAGGCCGCCGATCTCCCGGCGCTCGCCCAGCTCGCCGGGCTCACCCCGGATCAGGCCGAGCGCGCCTTCGACGCGCTGGTCAGGGACGGCGTCGTCAGCAGGAACGGCGACGGCTACGCGCTGGCGCACCCGCTGGTGGCCGAGGCGCTCTACGACGATCTCGGCGTCTCCGGCCGCAGGGAGGTGCACCGCCGCATCGCCGACATGCTCGAACGGGAAGGGCTGACCGGCACCAGGCGGGTCCTGGAGTGGGCCACCCACATGGCCGAGGCCGGGCCGCCCGGCGAGGCCCTGCCCGCGGTGCTGCGCGCCGCCGAGCTGACCCGCTGGACCGCGCCGCTGTCGGCCGCGCACTGGTACGGCAAGGCCGCCGAGCTGTCCCCGGAGCCCGGCGAGCTGCTGGCCAGGCAGGCACTCGCCTACTGGAAGGGCTCGCGGCCCGCGCTGGCGCTGAACTCGGCCCAGCGCGCGATCGCCGCCCTGCCCGCCGGGCGCCGCCGCACCCGTGCCGCCTACACCGCGGTCGGCGCGGCCCACGTGATGGGGTGGTATGAGGTGGCCCTCGACGTGGCCCGCCGTCAGATCCCCAAGGCCGACGACGCCTCCGCGCTGCTCGCCCAGCAGGCGCTGGTCAGCGCGGAGATGGGCCGCCCCAGCCGGGAGGCCGCCAGGCGCGCCTGGGAGGGCCTGTCGGACTGCCCTCCGCAGGACCGCGCGATCACGGTCGGCTACCTGGCCATCCACGCGCTCCTACAGGGCGACTGGGCCGAGACGCAACGGGCCGTCGACGACCTGCTCACCTTCGCCGCCGCCCTGCCGCCGGGCGCCCGGCTCGCGTCGCTGGAGTCGGCGGCGCACGTGCTGGCGATCGCCGGGATGCGCTCCCGCGCCGTCGAGGTGCTCAACCAGGCCGAGCAGATCCACCGCGGCCTCGGCTGGCACGACATCGCCGGACAGCACGTGCGGACCATGGCCGTCATCCGGCGGATGGGCGGCGAATGGGCCCAGGCGCTGGAGGAGATCGCGGTCGCCAGCCGGGCACTGGCCGAGGCGGGCCTGCTGGAGAACCTCGCCCTGCTGCGCAACATAGAGCTCGACATCCTGCTCGACCAGGGCAGGTTCGAGGATGCCGCCCGGGTGCTCGCCGAGCCGCCGCCCGGCGCGGCGCTGCACCAGGGCATGCGCTGCGTGTTCCGCGCGCGCCTGGCGCTCGGGCGGGGTGACATCGCCGCCTCGCGGCGCGAGCTCGACCACGCCATCGCGTACGAGGTGCCCGAGGTGGTGCACCGGGCCCTGGCGTTCAAGGTGCTGGTGGCGGGAGCGGCGGGCGACGACGCGGCCCGCCGGGCAGCGGCCTCCTGCCTGGACGAGCGGTCGGCGAACGGCACCCCCCGGGCCCGGCTCGCCGCCGACCTGGCGGTGGGCTGGACGTTCCAGGATCGCGCGCGGGCCGGCGCGGCACTGGAACAGGCACGCGCCGACGGCCTGCCGTTCGAGGAGGCACGGGCCCGGCTGGTCCTCGGCGTGCTCGGCGACACGGCACAACTCTCCCGCGCGCACGCGATCTTCACCCGTCTCGGCGCGGCGCCCTGGGAGGCGCTGTCCGAACGCCGCCTGCGGGAGGTCGGGATGGTCCCCGAACCGGCGGGCCGCCTCACGCCCGGCGAGCGCCGCGTCATCGAACTGGTCGCCGACGGGCTGAGCAACCCCCAGATCGCGGAGGAGCTGCACTACAGCCGCAAGACCGTGGAGGTCTATCTCACCCGCGTCTACGCCAAGACCGGCCTGCGGTCACGCGTCGAACTCGCCCTGGCCGTCGAACGCGGCGAGCTGTGA
- a CDS encoding TetR/AcrR family transcriptional regulator: MTTLDQGNATRSRILAAARDLFAERGYAAVSLADIAAAVGLTKTAVAYHFHPKDRLAAEIIAPAADDLLALLGGEFAGHREFLRAFTAFAVRHRAVIRLLTDDIGGADSAPPGSPGEAIREFSRELFLRLAGPDPSPGTRVRAWAALGAVQSGVVKTMDLPADVVEETLTAAAVAVFES, translated from the coding sequence ATGACCACACTCGATCAGGGCAACGCGACCCGCTCCCGCATCCTGGCCGCGGCCCGCGACCTGTTCGCCGAACGGGGATACGCCGCCGTGTCGCTCGCCGACATCGCGGCGGCGGTCGGCCTGACCAAGACGGCGGTCGCCTACCACTTCCACCCCAAGGACCGGCTCGCGGCCGAGATCATCGCCCCGGCCGCCGACGACCTGCTCGCGCTGCTCGGCGGCGAGTTCGCCGGCCATCGGGAGTTCCTGCGTGCGTTCACCGCGTTCGCCGTACGCCACCGGGCGGTGATCCGGCTGCTCACCGACGACATCGGCGGCGCCGACAGCGCCCCTCCCGGATCGCCTGGCGAGGCGATCCGGGAGTTCAGCCGGGAGCTGTTCCTGCGCCTGGCCGGGCCCGATCCCTCCCCCGGCACCCGTGTGCGCGCCTGGGCCGCCCTCGGCGCGGTGCAGTCCGGTGTGGTGAAGACCATGGACCTGCCCGCCGACGTGGTCGAGGAGACGCTGACCGCCGCCGCCGTGGCAGTGTTCGAATCTTGA
- a CDS encoding MMPL family transporter, protein MSGLLGRLGGWCARHGWIVLTLWVLAAGLLTAGTLVWGRPVNNNVSIPGTDAQRAHELMREGFGPGFDPGGTVQLVLYTADGTLIDKPRRQAVERAMDALRRTPHVAQVETPYRIGGMSSSLRIGMITVRLTGQDTTKLAQTSERLVAAAAPAVRAGIEVVPSDSSTPADKQIKTGASEIAGVVFASLVLLFAFGTLVAALVPIFTALISIGVGLGLIALLGHVVDVPSTASILATMIGLGVGIDYALFLLSRHRTLLAEGVPVQEAVRRTAASSGGAVLFAGGTVVIALSALMFAGFPLLRTLGWITGVSVVCAVLTSITLVPALLGLLGHRIDALRLPLVGRAARRDGPATGWARLGAWVARRPWRVLAVTVVVLAALTAPAVTIKLGPLDNGYGDKGTPARRAYELIEAGFGPGANGGLVVVAELDKEIADSTPPDPVVQVLRQRVEHTDGVAFVAPPKVNENGRSVLIQAVPDYAPSDPRALDVVKRVRAIEVPGAHVHVGGQVAGLADAGDRIMGRTPLVVGIVVLLSALLLLLAFRAPLVAIKAAVMNLVSLGAAFGALAVVFSQGLGSRLVGMDPPPSAEGSYLATLFFSVPIDTYVPLMLFAVLFGLSMDYEVFLLTSVRQAYSRSGDNRSAVAEGLGSTGRVITSAALIMVAVFTAFIAYPDPLVKVFGVGLAVAIAVDATLIRGFLVPAAMVLLDRLNWWIPRWLDRILPNLSIEGHEEDGGPAGTEPEPVGAGPHARA, encoded by the coding sequence ATGAGCGGACTTCTGGGGCGGCTCGGCGGATGGTGCGCCCGCCACGGCTGGATCGTGCTGACGCTGTGGGTGCTGGCGGCGGGCCTGCTGACGGCGGGCACCCTGGTGTGGGGCCGGCCGGTGAACAACAACGTGTCGATCCCCGGCACCGACGCGCAGCGGGCGCACGAGCTCATGCGCGAGGGCTTCGGACCGGGATTCGATCCGGGCGGGACGGTGCAGCTCGTCCTCTACACCGCGGACGGCACGCTGATCGACAAGCCGCGCAGACAGGCCGTCGAGCGGGCCATGGACGCCCTGCGGCGCACGCCGCACGTCGCACAGGTGGAGACGCCGTACCGGATCGGCGGCATGTCGTCGAGCCTGCGGATCGGGATGATCACCGTACGGCTGACGGGGCAGGACACCACCAAGCTCGCCCAGACATCCGAGCGACTCGTCGCCGCCGCCGCGCCGGCCGTACGCGCGGGCATCGAGGTCGTGCCCTCCGACAGCTCCACCCCCGCCGACAAGCAGATCAAGACCGGCGCGAGCGAGATCGCCGGCGTCGTCTTCGCGTCGCTGGTGCTGCTGTTCGCCTTCGGGACACTGGTCGCGGCGCTCGTGCCGATCTTCACCGCGCTGATCAGCATCGGCGTCGGGCTCGGCCTCATCGCGCTGCTCGGTCACGTCGTGGACGTGCCGTCGACCGCGTCGATCCTGGCGACGATGATCGGCCTCGGCGTCGGCATCGACTACGCGTTGTTCCTGCTGTCGCGACACCGGACGCTGCTGGCCGAGGGCGTGCCGGTGCAGGAGGCGGTCCGGCGTACGGCGGCCTCGTCGGGCGGGGCCGTGTTGTTCGCCGGCGGCACGGTCGTGATCGCCCTCAGCGCGCTGATGTTCGCCGGGTTCCCGCTGCTGCGCACACTCGGCTGGATCACCGGCGTCTCGGTCGTGTGCGCCGTGCTCACCTCGATCACCCTGGTGCCGGCGCTGCTCGGCCTCCTCGGGCACCGGATCGACGCGCTGCGGCTGCCGCTGGTCGGGCGCGCCGCCCGCCGCGACGGCCCGGCCACGGGCTGGGCCAGGCTGGGCGCCTGGGTGGCGCGCCGCCCCTGGCGGGTGCTGGCCGTCACCGTGGTCGTGCTGGCGGCGCTCACCGCCCCGGCCGTCACGATCAAGCTCGGCCCCCTCGACAACGGGTATGGCGACAAGGGCACCCCGGCCCGGCGGGCGTACGAGCTGATCGAGGCGGGCTTCGGCCCGGGGGCCAACGGCGGGCTCGTCGTCGTGGCCGAACTGGACAAGGAGATCGCCGACTCGACCCCGCCCGACCCGGTCGTGCAGGTGCTGCGGCAGCGGGTGGAGCACACCGACGGCGTCGCCTTCGTCGCCCCGCCGAAGGTCAACGAGAACGGCCGCTCGGTGCTCATCCAGGCCGTCCCCGACTATGCCCCGAGCGACCCGCGGGCACTCGACGTGGTGAAGCGGGTGCGGGCCATCGAGGTGCCGGGGGCGCACGTCCACGTGGGCGGCCAGGTGGCCGGGCTGGCGGACGCGGGCGACCGCATCATGGGCAGGACGCCGCTGGTCGTCGGCATCGTCGTGCTGCTCAGCGCCCTGCTCCTGCTGCTGGCCTTCCGCGCGCCTCTGGTCGCGATCAAGGCGGCGGTGATGAACCTCGTCTCGCTGGGCGCCGCCTTCGGCGCGCTCGCCGTGGTGTTCTCCCAGGGCCTGGGCAGCCGCCTGGTCGGCATGGACCCCCCGCCCTCGGCCGAGGGGTCCTATCTCGCCACGTTGTTCTTCTCCGTGCCCATCGACACGTACGTGCCGCTCATGCTGTTCGCCGTGCTGTTCGGGCTGTCGATGGACTATGAGGTCTTCCTGCTGACCTCCGTACGGCAGGCCTACTCGCGCAGCGGGGACAACCGGAGCGCGGTGGCCGAGGGACTGGGGTCGACCGGCCGCGTCATCACCTCGGCCGCCCTGATCATGGTGGCGGTGTTCACCGCGTTCATCGCCTACCCCGACCCCTTGGTCAAGGTGTTCGGTGTCGGGCTCGCCGTGGCCATCGCCGTCGACGCGACCCTCATCAGGGGCTTCCTCGTGCCCGCCGCGATGGTGCTGCTCGACCGGCTCAACTGGTGGATCCCGCGCTGGCTCGACCGGATCCTGCCGAACCTGTCGATCGAGGGTCACGAGGAGGACGGCGGGCCGGCCGGGACGGAGCCCGAACCGGTCGGCGCGGGCCCGCACGCCCGCGCCTGA
- a CDS encoding cellulose binding domain-containing protein produces the protein MRLVSSFRRRSNVAAAAAVLLAAGVTVTAAHVASAATTGCEVGYTVTSEWPGGFGASVRVRNLGDAINGWSLTWSFPAGQTITQLWNGSVTQSGSQVTVTNVSYNGAIPSGGSVDFGFNGSWNGSNPVPSGFALNGVTCTGDVTSPSPSPSPSPSPSLTPSPTPTPSPSASPTPTPSPSPSPSPSPSPSPSPSPSPSRPAIENNFPVTREGAYGTNRYTVFRPSNPAAVGRPMPVLVFGNGACAHTDGSEVIQALTFIAARGFVVVDTASVNGSPNGVQSGSPIPSLLTDGISWAEQENARAGSPLYQRLDLSRVATAGHSCGGLEALIAGQDQRVKSVVSLDSGLFADGSFGYSRAELYKLHTPVMFLDGGPSDIAYDNSRANYDLTRVPAVLAEQSQAGHVGFITGAQMSEGMTAVVQFLDMTLNDNATARSYILGPSGLASRAYWTVRSKNF, from the coding sequence GTGCGACTTGTCAGCTCTTTCCGCCGCCGATCGAACGTGGCGGCTGCCGCCGCCGTGCTGCTGGCGGCCGGCGTCACGGTGACCGCGGCCCACGTCGCGTCGGCGGCCACGACCGGATGCGAGGTCGGCTACACGGTGACCAGCGAGTGGCCCGGCGGCTTCGGCGCGAGCGTCCGCGTCCGCAACCTCGGCGACGCGATCAACGGCTGGAGTCTGACCTGGTCGTTCCCGGCCGGGCAGACCATCACCCAGCTGTGGAACGGCTCCGTCACCCAGTCCGGCTCGCAGGTCACGGTCACCAACGTCTCCTACAACGGCGCCATCCCCAGCGGCGGCAGCGTCGATTTCGGGTTCAACGGGAGCTGGAACGGCTCCAACCCGGTGCCGTCCGGCTTCGCCCTCAACGGCGTGACCTGCACCGGCGACGTCACCTCCCCGTCTCCTTCGCCGTCTCCTTCGCCGTCTCCATCCCTGACTCCATCCCCGACTCCCACTCCCTCACCGTCCGCCTCCCCCACTCCCACGCCTTCGCCCTCGCCCTCGCCCTCGCCCTCGCCCTCGCCATCGCCCTCGCCCTCGCCCTCGCCGAGCCGGCCCGCCATCGAGAACAACTTCCCGGTCACGCGAGAGGGCGCGTACGGCACCAACCGCTACACCGTGTTCCGGCCGTCGAACCCCGCGGCCGTGGGGCGTCCCATGCCGGTGCTGGTCTTCGGCAACGGGGCCTGCGCGCACACCGACGGGAGCGAGGTGATCCAGGCGCTGACGTTCATCGCGGCCCGCGGGTTCGTCGTGGTGGACACCGCGTCGGTCAACGGCTCGCCGAACGGCGTGCAGAGCGGGTCTCCGATCCCGTCACTGCTGACCGACGGCATCAGCTGGGCCGAGCAGGAGAACGCCCGCGCCGGCTCGCCGCTCTACCAGCGCCTCGACCTGTCCAGGGTGGCCACGGCCGGGCACTCCTGCGGCGGGCTGGAGGCGCTGATCGCCGGCCAGGACCAGAGGGTCAAGAGCGTCGTCTCGCTGGACAGCGGGCTGTTCGCCGACGGCTCGTTCGGATACTCACGCGCGGAGCTGTACAAGCTGCACACCCCGGTGATGTTCCTGGACGGCGGGCCCTCCGACATCGCCTACGACAACAGCCGGGCCAACTATGACCTGACCCGGGTGCCGGCCGTGCTTGCCGAGCAGTCGCAGGCCGGTCACGTCGGGTTCATCACCGGCGCCCAGATGAGCGAGGGCATGACCGCGGTGGTCCAGTTCCTGGACATGACCCTCAACGACAACGCCACCGCGCGGTCGTACATCCTGGGGCCCTCCGGCCTGGCGTCCCGGGCCTACTGGACGGTCCGCAGCAAGAACTTCTGA